One segment of Amycolatopsis alba DSM 44262 DNA contains the following:
- a CDS encoding HEAT repeat domain-containing protein yields the protein MIPIDTTQKTSPDVRLLDALSSENSSTRLQAALAAGTHPDVRFVGTLVARCAIEPDFYVRDMLTWALTRLPSASTVPSLLVELRSEVAQARSQALHTLSKIGDGTAWPAITRSLLHDADDEVARSAWRAAVVLVPDGERQRLAEDLVAQLGRGDRKVRLSLSRALVALGDDAIRPALRTGLASADPEVSAHARATEQLSRDPDAGFDEARRIVALGPERAGGA from the coding sequence GTGATCCCCATCGACACGACACAGAAGACTTCGCCGGACGTACGGCTGCTCGACGCGTTGAGCTCCGAGAACTCGTCGACGCGGCTCCAAGCGGCCCTGGCTGCCGGGACACACCCGGACGTCCGGTTCGTCGGCACGCTGGTGGCGCGGTGCGCGATCGAGCCGGACTTCTACGTACGAGACATGCTGACCTGGGCGTTGACCCGCCTGCCGTCGGCGAGCACGGTGCCGTCGCTCCTGGTGGAGCTCCGTTCCGAGGTCGCCCAGGCCCGGAGCCAGGCGTTGCACACGCTGTCCAAGATCGGGGACGGCACCGCGTGGCCCGCGATCACCCGGTCGCTGCTGCACGACGCCGACGACGAGGTCGCGCGAAGCGCCTGGCGTGCCGCCGTCGTCCTCGTCCCCGACGGGGAGCGGCAGAGGCTGGCAGAGGACCTGGTCGCGCAGCTCGGCCGCGGTGACCGGAAGGTGCGGCTGAGTCTCAGCAGGGCGCTCGTCGCGCTCGGAGACGACGCCATCAGGCCCGCCCTGCGGACGGGCCTGGCGAGTGCCGACCCCGAGGTGAGCGCGCACGCTCGCGCCACGGAACAGCTCTCGCGCGACCCGGACGCCGGTTTCGACGAGGCGAGGCGGATCGTCGCGCTCGGCCCGGAACGAGCCGGGGGAGCGTGA
- a CDS encoding MerR family transcriptional regulator, whose translation MLIGEVARRSGVSSRMLRHYDSLGLVRPTGRTFGGYREYSEEDIRRIFHVESLRSLGLSLRQIGRALEDPAFEPSDLVGDLIQRTEERLKREQELLERLRAVDASAPFGWEGVLRIVELLHGLNSPHAARRQQTVLAPAEDVPMPTELLAEAILAEADPNVAGALRWALERAGGDGVASLAAGARSEDVDVRRRAVLAIAGIPGEEAAAVLAQALHDPDPAVHGRAALALGSRGETAAVPALVRMVAEGTTDVEAAEVLGALAGDAVRADRILSELTGALAAPAADSATRIRLVQALAEMPPDLARDALRCLSEDADRAVARLASALAGVLGRRA comes from the coding sequence ATGCTGATCGGTGAGGTGGCGCGCCGCTCGGGGGTGAGCAGCCGGATGCTCCGGCATTACGACTCCCTCGGGCTGGTGCGGCCGACGGGCCGTACCTTCGGCGGCTACCGCGAGTACTCCGAGGAGGACATCCGCCGGATCTTCCATGTGGAAAGCCTGCGGTCCCTCGGTCTTTCGCTGCGCCAGATCGGACGCGCGCTGGAGGATCCCGCCTTCGAGCCGTCCGATCTGGTCGGCGACCTCATCCAGCGGACCGAGGAACGGCTGAAGCGGGAGCAGGAGCTGCTCGAACGGCTCCGGGCTGTCGACGCGTCGGCGCCGTTCGGCTGGGAGGGTGTCCTGCGCATCGTCGAACTCCTGCACGGGCTCAACTCGCCCCACGCCGCGCGACGGCAGCAGACCGTCCTGGCCCCGGCCGAGGACGTGCCGATGCCCACCGAACTGCTGGCCGAGGCGATCCTCGCCGAAGCCGATCCGAACGTCGCCGGGGCCCTGCGGTGGGCCCTGGAGAGGGCGGGCGGCGACGGTGTGGCGAGCCTGGCGGCCGGCGCGCGTTCGGAGGACGTCGACGTCCGGCGGCGTGCGGTCCTCGCGATCGCCGGGATACCCGGTGAGGAGGCGGCCGCGGTGCTGGCGCAGGCACTTCACGATCCGGACCCGGCGGTCCACGGCCGGGCCGCGCTGGCCTTGGGTTCGCGTGGCGAGACCGCGGCGGTGCCTGCCCTCGTCCGCATGGTCGCCGAGGGCACGACCGACGTCGAGGCGGCGGAGGTCCTCGGAGCCCTGGCGGGCGACGCCGTCCGCGCGGACCGGATCCTGAGCGAGCTGACCGGCGCGCTCGCCGCACCCGCCGCGGATTCCGCGACACGGATACGCCTCGTCCAGGCCCTCGCCGAGATGCCGCCCGACCTCGCACGGGACGCCCTGCGGTGCCTGTCCGAAGACGCAGATCGGGCCGTCGCCCGCCTCGCGTCGGCGCTCGCGGGGGTGCTCGGACGTCGCGCTTGA
- a CDS encoding M23 family metallopeptidase — MVAAVAAGAFAAAAAGQTLKSVSESSDAAVTPLASTQDASASFALGGGAAGGAPELLPTSQSANASAEAQKLSDNNSITQARVKREAEAARKAEEEAKRPKTCMPAKGTFTSGFGARWGTSHLGIDLAAPIGTPIVAASDGTVIEAGPASGFGLWVKVQLSDGTIHVYGHMNSFSVREGQKVKCGEEIAEVGNRGQSTGPHLHFEVWQNGTKKIDPRPWLAARGVNVG; from the coding sequence GTGGTCGCGGCCGTCGCTGCCGGCGCCTTCGCGGCCGCCGCTGCCGGGCAGACCCTGAAGTCCGTTTCGGAATCTTCCGACGCCGCCGTCACCCCGCTGGCCAGCACCCAGGACGCGAGCGCCTCGTTCGCCCTCGGTGGCGGAGCCGCAGGTGGCGCCCCGGAACTGCTGCCGACCAGCCAGTCGGCGAACGCCTCCGCCGAGGCCCAGAAGCTCTCGGACAACAACAGCATCACCCAGGCTCGCGTCAAGCGTGAGGCCGAAGCGGCCCGCAAGGCCGAAGAAGAGGCCAAGCGGCCCAAGACCTGCATGCCCGCCAAGGGCACCTTCACCTCGGGCTTCGGTGCCCGATGGGGCACGAGCCACCTCGGCATCGACCTCGCGGCCCCGATCGGCACCCCGATCGTCGCGGCCTCCGACGGCACGGTCATCGAAGCGGGCCCGGCCAGCGGTTTCGGCCTCTGGGTCAAGGTCCAGCTCTCCGACGGCACCATCCACGTCTACGGCCACATGAACTCGTTCTCCGTCCGCGAAGGCCAGAAGGTCAAGTGCGGCGAAGAGATCGCCGAGGTCGGCAACCGCGGTCAGAGCACCGGCCCGCACCTGCACTTCGAGGTGTGGCAGAACGGTACGAAGAAGATCGACCCGCGTCCGTGGCTCGCGGCCCGTGGCGTCAACGTCGGCTGA
- the sucC gene encoding ADP-forming succinate--CoA ligase subunit beta, protein MDLYEYQARDLFAAHGVPVLPGAVANTPEEAKATAEKIGNQVVIKAQVKTGGRGKAGGVKLAQTPDEAAEKAEAILGLDIKGHITRRVLVAEASDIAEEYYFSFLLDRANRTFLAMASAEGGVEIEQLAVERPEALAKIPVDAIVGVDKAKAVEILTAGKFPENVVDEAADVVVKLWETFVSEDATLVEVNPLVRDPQDKIIALDGKVTLDENASFRQPGHEALVDKDAENPLEAKAKAKDLNYVKLDGEVGIIGNGAGLVMSTLDVVAYAGEKHGGVKPANFLDIGGGASAEVMAAGLDVILNDTDVKSVFVNVFGGITACDAVANGIVEALKILGDEATKPLVVRLDGNNVVEGRQILADANHPLVTVVDTMDNAADKAAELAAAGA, encoded by the coding sequence GTGGACCTCTACGAATACCAGGCGAGGGATCTCTTCGCCGCCCACGGAGTACCGGTTCTGCCGGGTGCCGTGGCAAACACCCCCGAAGAAGCCAAGGCCACCGCCGAGAAGATCGGCAACCAGGTCGTCATCAAGGCCCAGGTCAAGACCGGCGGCCGCGGCAAGGCCGGCGGCGTCAAGCTGGCCCAGACGCCCGACGAGGCCGCGGAGAAGGCCGAGGCGATCCTCGGTCTCGACATCAAGGGCCACATCACGCGTCGCGTGCTGGTGGCCGAAGCCTCGGACATCGCCGAGGAGTACTACTTCTCCTTCCTGCTGGACCGTGCGAACCGCACCTTCCTCGCGATGGCTTCGGCCGAAGGCGGCGTGGAGATCGAGCAGCTGGCCGTCGAGCGTCCCGAAGCGCTCGCGAAGATCCCGGTCGACGCGATCGTGGGTGTCGACAAGGCGAAGGCCGTCGAGATCCTGACCGCGGGCAAGTTCCCGGAGAACGTGGTCGACGAGGCCGCGGACGTCGTCGTGAAGCTCTGGGAGACCTTCGTCTCCGAGGACGCGACGCTGGTCGAGGTCAACCCGCTGGTCCGTGACCCGCAGGACAAGATCATCGCCCTCGACGGCAAGGTCACCCTCGACGAGAACGCCTCGTTCCGTCAGCCGGGCCACGAGGCCCTGGTCGACAAGGACGCGGAGAACCCGCTCGAGGCGAAGGCCAAGGCCAAGGACCTCAACTACGTCAAGCTCGACGGCGAGGTCGGCATCATCGGCAACGGCGCGGGCCTCGTGATGTCCACTTTGGACGTCGTGGCGTACGCGGGCGAGAAGCACGGCGGCGTCAAGCCCGCCAACTTCCTCGACATCGGCGGCGGCGCTTCGGCCGAGGTCATGGCGGCCGGTCTGGACGTCATCCTCAACGACACCGACGTGAAGAGCGTGTTCGTCAACGTCTTCGGTGGCATCACCGCTTGCGACGCGGTCGCGAACGGCATCGTCGAGGCGCTGAAGATCCTGGGTGACGAGGCCACCAAGCCGCTCGTCGTGCGGCTGGACGGCAACAACGTCGTCGAGGGTCGCCAGATCCTCGCCGACGCGAACCACCCGCTGGTCACCGTGGTGGACACAATGGACAACGCGGCCGACAAGGCCGCCGAGCTCGCCGCGGCAGGTGCGTGA
- the sucD gene encoding succinate--CoA ligase subunit alpha: MSIFINENSKVIVQGLTGSEGMKHATKMLKSGTNIVGGVNARKAGQTVSIEGKDLTVFGTVEEAIKETGADVSVIFVPPKFAKDAVIEAIDAGIPLAVVITEGIPVHDSAYFWAHAVATGNKTRIIGPNCPGVISPGKSNAGIIPADITGAGPIGLVSKSGTLTYQMMYELRDIGFSTGVGIGGDPVIGTTHIDALEAFEADPETKVIVMIGEIGGDAEERAAAYIKDNVTKPVVGYVAGFTAPEGKTMGHAGAIVSGSSGTAAAKKEALEAAGVKVGKTPSETAVLARELYNSL, translated from the coding sequence ATGTCGATCTTCATCAACGAGAACAGCAAGGTCATCGTCCAGGGGCTCACCGGCTCCGAGGGCATGAAGCACGCGACCAAGATGCTGAAGTCCGGCACGAACATCGTGGGTGGCGTCAACGCCCGCAAGGCCGGTCAGACCGTCTCCATCGAGGGCAAGGACCTCACCGTGTTCGGCACGGTCGAGGAGGCCATCAAGGAGACCGGCGCCGACGTTTCGGTCATCTTCGTGCCGCCGAAGTTCGCCAAGGACGCGGTCATCGAGGCGATCGACGCGGGGATCCCGCTCGCCGTGGTGATCACCGAGGGCATCCCGGTGCACGACTCGGCCTACTTCTGGGCGCACGCCGTCGCGACCGGCAACAAGACCCGCATCATCGGGCCGAACTGCCCCGGCGTGATCAGCCCCGGCAAGTCGAACGCGGGCATCATCCCGGCCGACATCACCGGTGCCGGCCCGATCGGTCTCGTGTCGAAGTCCGGCACGCTGACCTACCAGATGATGTACGAGCTGCGTGACATCGGTTTCTCGACCGGTGTCGGCATCGGCGGCGACCCGGTCATCGGCACCACGCACATCGACGCCCTCGAGGCGTTCGAGGCGGACCCCGAGACCAAGGTCATCGTGATGATCGGCGAGATCGGTGGCGACGCCGAAGAGCGTGCCGCGGCCTACATCAAGGACAACGTGACGAAGCCGGTCGTCGGCTACGTCGCCGGCTTCACCGCGCCCGAGGGCAAGACCATGGGCCACGCCGGCGCCATCGTCTCCGGCTCCTCCGGCACGGCCGCCGCCAAGAAGGAGGCCCTCGAGGCCGCCGGCGTCAAGGTCGGGAAGACCCCGAGCGAGACCGCCGTCCTGGCGCGCGAGCTGTACAACAGCCTCTGA